The following proteins come from a genomic window of Diadema setosum chromosome 20, eeDiaSeto1, whole genome shotgun sequence:
- the LOC140243364 gene encoding uncharacterized protein, giving the protein MMREELTSQEAYTFLRDVLEVDTPERKMKDDPTGLLQEIVSLWHQHIPFQTITSIATPHEQRHVPTIDDIKRRIFTKVGGCCYENNVGCYMILHALGFNVILVASDIGSANDHVISVVENLTHQGSRYLVDVGTGYPTFLPIALDFQTTSPEYHHSYLRYKFVVDGDIIRRLHKADTDPAGAARCRDLVVDGWYPFIVIHHKTPVELSVFKEPMNKIYTQVFPSSSFLTSPRSTAFPNGRFLAIKDTTLLQENDEGKVIKTYLKSWDELFAAYSRFFPQMPKEMVQAALNDVNVKLDFNK; this is encoded by the coding sequence ATGATGAGAGAGGAATTAACATCACAGGAAGCTTACACTTTCCTACGAGATGTCTTGGAGGTGGATACaccagaaagaaaaatgaaagatgacCCAACGGGTCTTCTGCAAGAGATCGTGTCTTTATGGCATCAGCACATTCCATTCCAGACGATCACGAGTATTGCCACACCCCACGAGCAGCGCCACGTCCCAACGATTGATGATATTAAGCGCAGAATCTTTACCAAAGTAGGTGGATGCTGTTACGAAAACAACGTGGGTTGTTACATGATTCTTCATGCTTTGGGTTTTAACGTGATATTGGTAGCGAGCGACATTGGTTCGGCAAATGACCATGTCATTTCAGTGGTTGAAAACCTCACCCACCAAGGCAGCAGGTACTTGGTGGATGTAGGTACTGGGTACCCGACTTTCCTTCCAATTGCACTCGATTTCCAAACTACTTCACCGGAATACCACCACTCGTACTTGAGGTACAAATTTGTCGTGGATGGTGACATCATAAGACGCTTGCACAAGGCTGATACTGATCCGGCAGGCGCGGCACGGTGCCGAGACTTAGTTGTGGATGGCTGGTATCCTTTTATCGTCATTCACCACAAAACGCCAGTTGAACTTTCCGTTTTTAAAGAACcaatgaataaaatttacaCCCAAGTTTTTCCCTCCTCATCCTTTCTGACGAGCCCTCGATCTACAGCATTCCCCAACGGTCGTTTCTTGGCCATCAAAGACACCACCTTGCTCCAAGAGAATGATGAAGGAAAAGTAATAAAGACCTATCTTAAATCTTGGGACGAACTTTTTGCTGCCTATTCTCGCTTCTTCCCGCAAATGCCAAAGGAGATGGTTCAAGCGGCGCTGAATGATGTCAATGTCAAATTGGACTTTAATAAATAG